A single genomic interval of Oryzias latipes chromosome 3, ASM223467v1 harbors:
- the LOC101175549 gene encoding galanin receptor type 1, which yields MLPGNDSSVRSESQDNNLSVRASGGGAGGGAGPEAVIVPVVFGLFFAVGVVGNCLVLVVIGKVKNRGGARSLSPTNIFIVNLSVADLSFLLFCVPFEATIYSLPEWVFGGFLCKFGHYFFTVTKLVSIFTLVAMSVDRYVVVVRPKKSACARSRMSALVGLCVIWMGSLVCSVPVALHQVVTNHPSAPNSSFCWENWRGPSRQFYKVSILLLGYLLPLLLICCCYTRILWHLHKKMKNMSRKSQRSKQKTAQTVLLVVTAFTICWMPHHIIAMWVEFGTFPLNDASLAFRIVSHCLSYGHSCVNPILYAFLSKNFRRAFCQVFSHLFTHQPPSNGTVRLRMDNFSTTHSSTNV from the exons ATGCTGCCAGGAAACGACTCCTCCGTGCGCTCCGAGTCCCAGGACAACAACCTGTCTGTGCGCGCGAGCGGCGGCGGCGCGGGCGGCGGGGCCGGCCCGGAGGCGGTGATCGTCCCGGTGGTGTTCGGGCTCTTCTTCGCAGTGGGGGTGGTGGGGAACTGCCTGGTGTTGGTTGTGATTGGAAAGGTGAAGAACCGCGGCGGAGCGCGCTCCCTCAGCCCGACCAACATCTTCATCGTGAACTTGAGCGTGGCGGACCTCagcttcctcctcttctgcGTGCCCTTTGAGGCGACCATCTATTCCCTGCCTGAGTGGGTGTTCGGGGGGTTCCTTTGCAAGTTCGGGCACTACTTTTTCACCGTCACCAAGCTGGTCAGCATTTTTACGCTCGTGGCCATGTCAGTGGACCGCTACGTGGTGGTGGTGCGCCCTAAAAAGTCTGCGTGCGCCCGCAGCCGCATGAGCGCACTTGTTGGGCTGTGCGTCATCTGGATGGGGTCTCTGGTGTGCTCGGTGCCGGTGGCGTTGCATCAGGTGGTCACCAACCACCCGAGCGCCCCGAACAGCTCGTTTTGCTGGGAAAACTGGAGAGGGCCATCCAGACAGTTCTACAAAGTCTCCATTCTGCTGCTGGGGTacctgctgccgctgctgctcatctgctgctgctaCACCAGG ATTCTCTGGCACCTTcataaaaagatgaagaacatgTCCAGGAAGTCCCAGCGCTCCAAACAAAAG aCGGCTCAGACGGTCCTCCTGGTCGTTACAGCTTTCACCATCTGCTGGATGCCCCACCACATCATCGCTATGTGGGTGGAGTTTGGCACCTTCCCTCTAAATGATGCCTCCTTAGCGTTTCGCATCGTCTCCCACTGCCTGTCCTACGGGCATTCCTGTGTGAACCCCATCCTCTACGCCTTCCTGTCCAAGAACTTCCGCAGAGCCTTCTGTCAGGTCTTCAGCCACCTCTTCACGCACCAACCGCCATCCAATGGTACAGTTCGTCTGCGCATGGACAACTTCTCCACCACACACTCTTCCACCAATGTGTGA